In the Candidatus Saccharibacteria bacterium oral taxon 488 genome, one interval contains:
- a CDS encoding FtsX-like permease family protein has protein sequence MLLQKSGRQSFARLGLTTAAVALGIVLVCCFTAGINGIKGRASGLAINTAAYQAARGAAEQKPIEGVEPLKIGGTWRGDASKWRGQSIQSYSMYGTAKSPQFAKLKTPRPGEYYLSKALADAVAQHPEDNILARFGKNTKYLGVIPSEYVASPDALMMVRGASAEEVAESDAFTKSQGQPSYFADVYRTDTNGLKSSAVFDPVAIIVFGVGGTILLFPIVIFVSVATQLGAAQREKRYAALRLIGATKQQVGLVLMLESLLASVVGVIIGLGAFWLLQAPLQAFKMDGMRFNPSDLVLTGTQYALIIGLTLGLTMFVNWRRMRRAQISPLGVSRSVEKVKKLRAWRALVPALGIAFFAWLSSKPGRDWLAANKESALPSVLLMAALLLVMFGLILAGGWLTNKLSLLAARWANNASMLIAGKRTAVHSRTIFRSVSGVVLALFAGSFYLTATSGIEGLNAQAVKDNGFSQLKRGTAIVIGRSLPGDMAEQLKQESYITSVATTYPREDGDAIRCQDLAMYTEHACPNSAQPDQFALLNFDKPVVKNVSLINDRVDTNGAKEYLVTLKSDDDIEKLRTLVTAKANQYDLTYAVSGTDAKKPHINPTIREFADLAYVGIGVTLFVAVASLIVSTIGGLMERRRSLYTLRLGGMRLAQLKRLVMVESAAPLLITSILSCSLGVWTGAVFTSTFSTTLKPVLTPTYFAIVGIGLAAAIIGIYLILPMVDKLTRAEANQTE, from the coding sequence ATGTTATTACAAAAGTCTGGCCGCCAGTCGTTCGCGCGTCTGGGTCTGACCACGGCGGCGGTGGCGCTGGGGATCGTGCTGGTGTGCTGCTTTACGGCTGGTATCAACGGGATAAAGGGGCGCGCTAGTGGGCTAGCAATTAATACGGCGGCGTATCAGGCGGCTCGCGGTGCGGCTGAACAAAAACCGATTGAGGGTGTTGAACCGCTGAAAATTGGCGGCACCTGGCGTGGTGATGCGTCGAAATGGCGCGGTCAGTCCATCCAGTCTTATTCAATGTACGGCACGGCTAAATCGCCGCAATTTGCCAAGCTAAAAACGCCGCGTCCTGGTGAATACTACTTATCAAAAGCGTTGGCCGATGCGGTTGCTCAGCATCCAGAGGACAATATCTTGGCACGTTTTGGTAAAAATACCAAATACCTTGGCGTAATTCCTAGCGAATATGTTGCCAGCCCGGATGCACTGATGATGGTACGTGGCGCGAGCGCCGAGGAAGTGGCCGAGAGCGATGCTTTTACCAAATCTCAGGGGCAGCCGTCATACTTTGCTGATGTCTATCGGACGGACACCAATGGATTGAAGTCGAGCGCTGTATTTGATCCGGTAGCGATCATTGTATTTGGTGTCGGCGGGACGATCCTGCTGTTTCCAATTGTCATTTTCGTGTCAGTAGCAACGCAACTGGGCGCCGCGCAGCGTGAGAAACGCTATGCCGCCTTGCGGCTGATTGGCGCAACTAAGCAGCAAGTGGGGCTGGTGTTGATGCTAGAATCGCTGTTGGCGTCGGTGGTTGGCGTGATTATCGGGCTGGGCGCGTTCTGGCTGCTGCAAGCGCCGCTACAGGCTTTCAAGATGGACGGCATGCGATTTAATCCTAGCGACTTGGTGCTAACTGGCACGCAATATGCGTTGATTATCGGTTTGACGCTGGGACTAACGATGTTTGTCAACTGGCGGCGGATGCGCCGGGCGCAGATTTCGCCGCTGGGCGTGTCGCGTTCGGTTGAAAAGGTGAAGAAATTGCGCGCTTGGCGGGCGCTGGTACCGGCACTTGGTATTGCGTTCTTTGCTTGGCTGTCGTCGAAGCCAGGGCGGGATTGGCTGGCGGCTAATAAAGAATCAGCTCTGCCGTCGGTACTATTGATGGCGGCGCTGCTGCTGGTGATGTTCGGCTTGATTCTGGCTGGCGGCTGGCTGACTAATAAGCTGTCGCTGTTGGCAGCTCGCTGGGCTAATAACGCTTCGATGTTGATTGCTGGTAAGCGTACGGCGGTGCATTCGCGGACAATTTTCCGCAGCGTCAGCGGCGTGGTATTGGCGCTGTTTGCGGGTAGCTTTTACTTGACGGCGACCAGCGGTATTGAAGGCTTAAACGCTCAAGCTGTCAAAGATAACGGCTTTTCGCAATTAAAGCGCGGTACGGCAATTGTCATCGGTCGTTCGCTACCAGGTGATATGGCAGAGCAGCTAAAGCAAGAATCTTACATCACGTCGGTGGCGACGACCTATCCGCGTGAGGACGGCGACGCGATTCGCTGCCAAGATTTGGCAATGTACACCGAGCACGCGTGTCCGAATAGTGCTCAACCCGACCAATTTGCACTGCTGAATTTTGATAAGCCGGTGGTCAAAAATGTGTCACTGATTAATGACCGGGTTGATACGAATGGCGCTAAAGAATATTTGGTGACATTGAAATCAGACGATGACATCGAGAAGCTGCGTACCTTGGTGACGGCGAAGGCTAATCAGTACGATTTAACCTATGCAGTGAGCGGTACTGATGCCAAGAAGCCGCATATCAATCCAACGATTCGCGAGTTTGCCGACTTAGCCTATGTCGGTATCGGCGTGACGCTGTTCGTGGCGGTGGCAAGCTTGATCGTCTCGACGATTGGCGGGCTAATGGAACGTCGTCGCTCGCTGTACACGCTGCGGCTGGGCGGTATGCGCCTCGCGCAGTTGAAGCGCTTGGTGATGGTTGAGTCGGCGGCGCCGCTGCTGATCACCTCGATTCTGTCGTGTAGCCTTGGCGTATGGACGGGGGCGGTGTTTACCAGCACATTCTCGACGACGCTGAAGCCGGTGTTAACACCAACGTACTTTGCCATCGTTGGTATCGGTCTGGCGGCAGCCATCATCGGTATTTACCTGATTCTGCCGATGGTTGATAAGCTGACGCGGGCAGAGGCTAATCAAACCGAGTAG
- a CDS encoding ATP-binding cassette domain-containing protein, whose amino-acid sequence MSKPIISAKNITKSFGQTQALRGVSLDVEAGEVLAIMGPSGSGKSTLLHSLAAITKVDGGEIDFDGQRIDKMGDDKRSLLRRTSFGFVFQFGQLVPELTALDNVALPLLLNGVKRNEAYQKAKSWLNKVELASKADSMLGELSGGQMQRVAIARAMVIEPKVLFADEPTGSLDSLNSEKVMELFIKTAKDHGTTVIMVTHEPTIAAYADREIIVRDGQISGAEAAVNPMRVRLNKTNARIIR is encoded by the coding sequence ATGAGCAAACCAATAATTAGCGCTAAAAATATTACAAAGTCGTTCGGGCAAACGCAGGCGCTGCGCGGTGTTAGCTTGGATGTCGAGGCGGGCGAAGTACTGGCGATTATGGGTCCGTCGGGTTCTGGTAAGTCAACACTGCTACACAGCTTGGCAGCGATTACCAAAGTTGATGGCGGCGAGATCGACTTCGACGGCCAGCGGATTGATAAGATGGGTGACGATAAGCGCAGTCTGCTAAGGCGCACCAGCTTTGGTTTTGTCTTTCAGTTTGGACAGCTAGTGCCGGAGCTAACGGCGCTGGACAATGTAGCGTTGCCACTACTGCTCAACGGCGTCAAGCGAAACGAGGCCTATCAAAAGGCGAAATCATGGCTGAACAAGGTTGAGCTGGCGAGTAAAGCTGACAGCATGCTTGGCGAGTTGTCGGGCGGACAAATGCAGCGGGTGGCGATCGCCCGAGCCATGGTGATTGAGCCGAAAGTGCTGTTCGCTGACGAGCCGACTGGTTCGCTGGATAGTCTGAACTCAGAAAAGGTCATGGAGTTATTTATCAAAACCGCCAAAGACCACGGCACAACGGTTATTATGGTGACGCACGAGCCAACGATTGCCGCCTATGCTGATCGGGAAATCATCGTCCGTGATGGGCAGATTTCTGGCGCCGAGGCGGCGGTAAATCCAATGCGGGTGAGGCTTAATAAAACTAATGCGAGGATTATCCGATGA
- a CDS encoding PadR family transcriptional regulator, with the protein MSVQYTLLGFLAEESNYGYELKKKYDGYFGKDKPILTGQIYSTLARLKRDNKVKEITDTSESGGPDRVRYEITDEGKQDLQAWLESPEAPSPQLQATMYIKAVLAILKDGDASPYLDNQRQAHIQRMRELTAQRRDSNLSDMLLIDHALYHLEADLRWIELTISRLTRLKEEILHEQTNN; encoded by the coding sequence ATGAGCGTTCAATATACCCTGTTAGGTTTTTTAGCGGAAGAGTCAAATTATGGCTATGAGTTAAAGAAAAAATATGACGGCTATTTTGGTAAGGACAAGCCAATTTTAACCGGTCAGATATATTCAACTCTGGCGCGGCTCAAACGCGACAACAAGGTCAAAGAAATTACTGATACCAGCGAATCGGGCGGGCCGGATCGGGTTCGGTATGAAATTACCGACGAGGGTAAGCAAGATTTGCAGGCGTGGCTGGAATCACCAGAGGCGCCGTCGCCGCAACTGCAAGCGACCATGTATATCAAAGCAGTGCTGGCCATCCTGAAGGACGGTGACGCTTCGCCGTATCTGGATAATCAACGGCAGGCGCACATCCAACGGATGCGTGAGCTGACAGCTCAGCGGCGTGACAGCAATTTATCGGATATGCTGCTGATCGATCATGCGCTGTATCATTTGGAGGCGGATTTACGCTGGATTGAATTAACTATTTCGCGGTTAACGCGGCTAAAGGAGGAAATTTTGCATGAGCAAACCAATAATTAG
- a CDS encoding thioredoxin domain-containing protein, which translates to MNRQKTAGIALIWVILGIMITGIVALFIYGIVNRPPNRHIGDGKPWNEKMSQGSTEAKHVFVDYTDYFCSFCAEVEAATNADFFKNEYLKSGKVRYEHRVVTLLKEVTDNTETGAHAAFCAADQDKYWQYTHDIVPRIKRDYFDKGIGVKNVAVPQKIPPLPLGYFLASAKNIGMDEATFTDCMTKKPHQKEIDDSTQKALSLGVSGLPYMVVNDYVASGFMGGENGLKAILKAGGVN; encoded by the coding sequence ATGAATCGACAAAAAACAGCCGGCATAGCACTCATTTGGGTCATCTTGGGGATTATGATCACGGGAATTGTAGCACTATTTATTTATGGTATTGTCAATCGCCCGCCAAATCGCCACATTGGTGACGGCAAGCCGTGGAACGAAAAGATGTCGCAAGGCTCTACTGAGGCCAAGCACGTATTCGTTGACTATACTGATTATTTCTGCTCATTCTGTGCCGAAGTTGAAGCGGCCACCAACGCTGATTTCTTCAAAAATGAGTATCTCAAATCAGGCAAAGTTCGCTACGAACACCGCGTGGTGACGCTGCTCAAAGAAGTTACCGACAACACAGAAACTGGCGCTCACGCTGCTTTTTGCGCCGCTGACCAAGACAAATATTGGCAATATACCCACGACATCGTGCCACGCATCAAACGTGATTATTTTGACAAAGGAATTGGTGTGAAAAACGTTGCCGTACCGCAAAAAATTCCACCACTGCCGTTAGGCTACTTCCTGGCTTCTGCTAAAAATATTGGCATGGATGAGGCAACATTTACTGATTGTATGACCAAAAAACCTCACCAAAAAGAGATTGATGACAGCACCCAAAAAGCCCTTTCGCTTGGCGTGAGCGGTCTACCATACATGGTAGTCAATGACTATGTCGCCAGTGGATTTATGGGCGGCGAAAATGGACTGAAGGCAATTTTGAAAGCTGGTGGAGTGAACTAA
- a CDS encoding polysaccharide deacetylase family protein, whose product MSAKKTQTKSQKLSKERPSTQPRREPKTSTAPQSTSKLSSVLFAILLLLAVVAMAALFYLQSIQPPVQRPTVLEDEKYYFTDSRYAGIRSKFVTRDTKREKVSIEYPITSNSKINKLIARAIDRADSDFRYTSSSTITFERPMTETISYQVTHNNTVALSIIVNIKQDMHGAHPVSLTLFWTFDKDSGEVIGLDNLTEKSEEATKAIVTAAQRDVAQTIKQRQQPEANLEEMITKETLANFTIADDGNTLVWPIGQASLLPSAYGELTIKVPTTTVAKYLQNPTAQKLGNFPKPPEPKPEPKPAPAVPAPTPTTGNKVIALTFDDGPGPYTAHLLDILDQYGAKATFFLIGSKVSGQASVVRSIQARGHQLGNHSWSHPELPKLSVNQIAGEIDRTNEAIRQATGVKPTILRPPYGAVNGVVLEQLRARGMSSILWSVDTRDWADRNSQIVCSRAVAGARPGAIILMHDIHQTSVNAVPCILSSLKQQGYSFVTVQGLLGNMAPGAGYP is encoded by the coding sequence ATGTCTGCCAAAAAAACGCAAACGAAATCTCAAAAATTATCAAAAGAGCGACCGTCAACTCAGCCTCGTCGTGAGCCAAAAACCAGCACAGCGCCCCAAAGCACATCAAAACTAAGCAGTGTCTTATTCGCCATACTACTTTTGTTGGCGGTAGTCGCCATGGCGGCGTTATTTTATCTCCAATCCATACAACCACCCGTCCAGCGCCCAACCGTTCTGGAAGATGAAAAGTACTATTTCACCGATTCACGCTATGCTGGCATCCGCTCCAAGTTCGTAACGCGCGACACCAAACGCGAAAAGGTCTCAATTGAGTATCCAATTACTAGCAATTCCAAAATCAACAAACTCATCGCCCGAGCAATTGACCGTGCTGACAGCGATTTCCGCTACACCTCATCGAGTACTATCACCTTTGAGCGACCAATGACCGAAACCATCAGCTATCAAGTGACGCACAATAATACAGTAGCTCTGTCGATTATCGTCAATATCAAACAAGACATGCACGGCGCACATCCAGTGTCATTGACGCTATTTTGGACCTTTGATAAAGATTCTGGCGAGGTGATTGGCCTAGATAATTTGACTGAGAAATCAGAGGAAGCCACCAAGGCAATCGTGACAGCCGCCCAACGAGACGTCGCACAAACCATCAAACAACGCCAGCAGCCAGAAGCAAATCTTGAGGAAATGATCACCAAAGAAACATTGGCAAACTTTACCATCGCTGACGATGGCAATACCTTGGTCTGGCCAATTGGACAAGCCTCCCTGTTGCCGTCAGCCTATGGCGAATTAACCATCAAAGTACCAACCACAACTGTTGCCAAATACCTACAAAATCCGACAGCTCAAAAACTAGGGAATTTCCCTAAACCACCCGAGCCAAAGCCAGAACCAAAGCCAGCACCCGCTGTACCAGCACCCACGCCAACCACTGGCAATAAAGTGATCGCTTTGACGTTTGATGACGGGCCGGGACCATACACTGCACACCTACTGGACATCTTGGATCAGTACGGTGCCAAAGCGACGTTCTTCTTGATTGGTAGCAAAGTTTCCGGGCAGGCTAGCGTCGTACGCAGCATCCAGGCGCGCGGCCACCAGCTGGGCAATCATTCATGGTCACACCCTGAACTACCTAAACTATCAGTTAACCAAATTGCTGGCGAAATCGATCGCACCAACGAAGCTATCAGGCAAGCCACTGGCGTCAAGCCAACCATTCTGCGACCACCGTATGGTGCAGTCAACGGTGTGGTTTTAGAACAACTTCGGGCGCGTGGCATGTCGTCAATCTTATGGTCGGTCGACACCCGCGACTGGGCTGATCGCAATAGCCAGATCGTCTGTTCGCGCGCCGTCGCTGGCGCTCGCCCCGGAGCCATCATCTTGATGCACGACATTCACCAAACCTCCGTTAATGCCGTGCCGTGTATCCTCAGCTCACTGAAGCAGCAGGGGTATTCGTTTGTGACCGTGCAGGGACTACTCGGCAATATGGCGCCAGGGGCTGGATATCCGTAG
- a CDS encoding DUF167 domain-containing protein, producing the protein MKISAHLKPNSRHREEVVPNDDGSLTVYTKAPAIEGRANAAAVKLLAKHFSVASSKVKLMRGAASKYKVFEIDK; encoded by the coding sequence ATGAAAATCTCCGCCCATCTCAAACCCAACTCCCGCCACCGCGAAGAAGTCGTCCCGAACGATGACGGTTCGCTGACGGTATACACCAAGGCGCCAGCCATTGAGGGGCGGGCAAACGCGGCGGCGGTGAAGCTGCTGGCAAAGCATTTTAGCGTGGCGTCGTCAAAGGTAAAATTGATGCGCGGCGCGGCTTCGAAATATAAGGTGTTTGAGATAGATAAATAG
- a CDS encoding helix-turn-helix domain-containing protein — protein sequence MKGRQMIFAKKLKQLRQQTGWSQEQLADRLNVTRQAVAKWERGTGFPDIDNVQALAKLFNTSVDELLDYTRAGLASAIREPLDLDAYPTDMKEYSASDLAVTDKFADADQIESLNRHRRLTWWQQIIDFFVGAGTLDIAFSGEAIGQLKGDRRYYLVEKSGRSWIVEVTKTYVERRELTKPFPRQQLSVGDFIYRRSGFIVKP from the coding sequence ATGAAAGGGCGCCAAATGATTTTTGCCAAAAAGCTTAAACAATTACGTCAACAAACTGGTTGGTCACAAGAACAACTAGCCGATCGACTCAACGTTACACGACAAGCGGTTGCTAAGTGGGAACGAGGTACGGGCTTTCCAGACATAGACAACGTACAAGCGCTAGCAAAATTATTCAACACTAGTGTAGACGAGCTGCTCGACTACACACGAGCAGGATTAGCTTCGGCCATACGCGAACCACTTGATCTTGATGCCTACCCGACAGATATGAAAGAATATTCAGCATCCGACCTGGCAGTTACAGACAAATTTGCCGACGCCGACCAAATTGAATCACTAAATCGCCACAGACGACTAACGTGGTGGCAACAAATCATCGACTTTTTCGTAGGAGCTGGAACGCTTGATATCGCTTTTTCCGGCGAAGCCATTGGACAACTTAAAGGCGATAGACGCTATTATCTGGTTGAAAAGTCCGGTCGCTCATGGATCGTCGAAGTTACAAAAACATACGTTGAACGTCGTGAGTTAACCAAACCGTTCCCGCGTCAACAGCTGTCTGTTGGTGATTTTATCTATCGACGAAGCGGGTTTATTGTAAAACCATAA
- a CDS encoding HsdR family type I site-specific deoxyribonuclease, protein MTESQIEQYALDTLSNLGWQVLHGPDIGPDGAVAERELRQVVLPGRLYNALARLNPHIPELALKEAMRRLTQISKPSLIENNHEFYQLLVAGVPVQYRVSSGETKHDIVRVVDFTSPKNNDFAAVNQLTVLQGDYNRRPDIVLFVNGLPLVVIELKNAADTKADLVAAYQQIQTYKREISDLFRFNELCVTSDGLEAEMGTITSPLERMMPWKTIDGEKEVGNVPMLEVLLRGACTPERLLDIVQNFIVFERGDGDKLIKKVAAYHQYWVVNKALDRTLTASSEHGDQRAGVVWHTQGSGKSLSMVFYTGKLMKSRDSHNPTIVVVTDRNDLDGQLFGTFSACRELLGEDPKQANSRSELRKLLQREAGGIIFTTIQKFSPEDEEDKLPILTDRRNVIVMADEAHRSQYGLKAHVRASDAQLVYGYAKYMRDALPGASYIGFTGTPIETYDKSTPAVFGDYIDIYDVEQAVRDGATVPIYYESRLVDLNMDEATRQWLDKEVDDLLEGEELSRQDALKAEYAQKEAIVGNSERLNTIALDIIEHFEARQSVLSGKGMIVTMSRGIAADLYERIVAYRPDWHSDDDALGAIKVIITGSASDPDHLQPHIRNKQRVKAIEKRIKDPNDPLELVIVCDMWLTGFDVPNMHTMYLDKPLKGHNLMQAIARVNRVFPGKTGGLVVDYLGVAGALRDAISDYTQSGGQGAPQLDIAEAVAQMQMRYEVVRDLFGNFDYRRYFTAPTSQQLQIILDAEEYILGLEDGEKRLKQHVLELSKAFALAMPRPEALKIREEVALFQAVKARLEKVSSSVVVTDAEYRSALKQIVDKAIAPVGVVDVFEAAGLEKPELSILSDEFLAEIRNMERKNLAVEALQKLLADEIKLRFSRNYAKDTKFSDLLNQALTRYRNGTIEAAQVIEELINIGQQVRQTVENGAVDGLSEDEIIFYDALVENGSAREVLGDAQLRDIAKVLLEQVRRDATIDWAERRNVQAKLKVNVKKTLAKYGYPPDQQALATDMVLEQAKRYGNEWSQKRAAYDAGGGASLLD, encoded by the coding sequence ATGACCGAATCTCAAATTGAACAATACGCACTTGATACCCTGTCTAATCTCGGCTGGCAAGTTTTACATGGTCCAGATATTGGTCCAGATGGTGCTGTGGCTGAGCGCGAGTTGCGACAGGTGGTATTGCCTGGGCGTCTATATAATGCTTTGGCGCGGCTCAATCCGCACATTCCAGAATTAGCCCTGAAGGAAGCGATGCGGCGGTTAACGCAGATTAGTAAACCAAGCTTGATCGAGAATAATCACGAGTTTTATCAACTGCTGGTGGCTGGTGTGCCGGTACAGTATCGCGTATCAAGTGGTGAGACGAAACACGATATTGTACGGGTGGTTGATTTTACCTCGCCAAAAAACAATGATTTTGCGGCGGTCAATCAGCTGACGGTTCTGCAGGGCGATTATAATCGCCGGCCGGACATTGTGCTATTTGTGAATGGGTTGCCTCTAGTGGTGATTGAACTAAAAAATGCGGCTGATACGAAGGCGGATTTGGTAGCGGCGTATCAGCAAATCCAGACGTACAAGCGCGAGATTAGTGACCTATTTCGGTTCAATGAGCTGTGTGTGACCAGTGATGGACTAGAGGCGGAAATGGGGACGATCACCAGCCCGCTGGAACGAATGATGCCGTGGAAGACGATTGATGGCGAGAAAGAAGTTGGCAATGTGCCGATGTTGGAGGTGTTGCTGCGCGGTGCGTGTACGCCTGAGCGCTTGCTGGACATTGTGCAGAATTTTATCGTATTTGAGCGAGGTGATGGCGATAAATTAATCAAAAAAGTTGCCGCTTATCATCAATATTGGGTGGTGAATAAGGCACTTGATCGAACATTGACGGCCAGTAGTGAACATGGCGATCAGCGGGCCGGCGTAGTCTGGCATACGCAAGGGTCGGGCAAGAGCTTGAGTATGGTGTTTTATACTGGCAAGCTGATGAAATCGCGCGATTCGCATAACCCAACCATTGTGGTGGTGACTGACCGCAATGATCTTGACGGTCAATTATTCGGTACGTTTAGCGCCTGTCGCGAGCTCCTGGGGGAAGATCCAAAGCAAGCTAATTCACGCAGTGAACTCAGGAAGCTACTGCAGCGCGAAGCGGGCGGAATTATCTTTACAACAATCCAGAAGTTCTCGCCTGAGGATGAGGAGGATAAATTGCCAATTTTGACCGATCGACGCAATGTCATCGTGATGGCAGATGAGGCGCATCGTAGCCAGTACGGTTTGAAGGCGCATGTTCGAGCCAGTGATGCTCAGCTGGTGTATGGTTATGCCAAGTATATGCGCGATGCCCTGCCGGGTGCGAGTTATATTGGCTTTACGGGTACGCCGATTGAAACGTATGATAAGTCAACGCCAGCAGTGTTTGGTGATTATATCGATATTTATGATGTCGAGCAGGCAGTGAGAGATGGTGCAACGGTGCCGATTTATTATGAGAGTCGGCTGGTTGATTTGAATATGGACGAAGCTACACGGCAGTGGCTGGATAAGGAAGTTGATGATTTGCTGGAGGGTGAAGAATTGAGTCGTCAGGATGCACTGAAGGCCGAGTATGCACAGAAAGAAGCCATCGTTGGTAATAGCGAGCGGCTGAATACTATCGCGCTGGACATCATTGAGCATTTTGAGGCTCGGCAAAGTGTACTAAGTGGTAAAGGTATGATCGTGACGATGAGTCGCGGTATTGCGGCTGATTTGTATGAGAGAATCGTGGCTTATCGGCCAGATTGGCATAGTGATGATGACGCACTTGGTGCGATCAAGGTGATTATCACCGGTAGCGCTAGCGACCCTGATCATTTGCAGCCGCATATTCGTAATAAACAGCGAGTAAAAGCAATTGAAAAGCGTATCAAAGATCCGAATGATCCGCTTGAGCTCGTGATTGTGTGCGACATGTGGCTGACGGGATTTGATGTGCCGAATATGCACACCATGTACCTGGACAAACCATTGAAGGGTCATAATTTGATGCAGGCAATTGCACGGGTCAACCGAGTGTTTCCGGGAAAAACCGGTGGCCTGGTAGTTGACTATCTGGGTGTGGCAGGGGCGCTGCGCGATGCTATCTCTGACTATACGCAAAGTGGCGGGCAGGGCGCACCGCAGCTTGATATTGCTGAGGCGGTGGCACAGATGCAGATGCGTTATGAGGTGGTACGCGATTTGTTTGGTAACTTTGATTATCGGCGATATTTTACGGCGCCAACTAGCCAGCAGCTGCAAATTATTTTGGATGCCGAGGAATATATTTTAGGGTTGGAAGACGGCGAGAAGCGATTGAAACAACATGTTTTGGAACTGAGTAAGGCCTTTGCGCTGGCTATGCCGAGACCTGAGGCATTGAAAATTCGCGAGGAAGTGGCGCTGTTTCAGGCGGTGAAAGCTCGGCTGGAGAAAGTGTCCAGCTCGGTGGTGGTGACTGATGCCGAGTATCGCAGTGCGCTGAAACAAATTGTTGATAAAGCAATTGCGCCAGTTGGTGTGGTTGATGTGTTTGAGGCGGCGGGATTAGAAAAGCCGGAACTGTCAATTTTGAGCGATGAGTTCCTGGCAGAAATTCGTAACATGGAGCGCAAGAATTTGGCAGTGGAAGCTCTGCAAAAGCTGCTCGCTGATGAAATTAAACTACGATTTTCGAGAAATTATGCCAAGGATACGAAGTTCTCTGACTTGCTCAATCAAGCCTTGACGCGGTATAGAAATGGAACAATCGAGGCGGCACAGGTGATTGAGGAATTAATCAACATTGGGCAGCAAGTGCGCCAAACCGTTGAGAATGGTGCGGTTGATGGTCTAAGTGAGGATGAGATTATATTTTACGATGCGCTGGTTGAAAATGGCAGTGCTCGTGAGGTGCTGGGTGACGCGCAACTTCGTGATATCGCAAAAGTATTGTTAGAGCAGGTGCGTCGTGATGCCACGATTGACTGGGCCGAGCGCAGGAATGTTCAGGCAAAACTGAAAGTTAACGTTAAGAAAACTTTGGCAAAATATGGCTATCCGCCAGATCAACAGGCATTGGCAACTGACATGGTATTAGAACAGGCCAAGCGCTATGGCAATGAGTGGAGTCAAAAACGCGCGGCGTATGACGCTGGCGGCGGAGCGAGCTTGCTCGATTAA
- a CDS encoding UvrD-helicase domain-containing protein, giving the protein MNSEVIKYVAGGGKTTYSRGLLKDNSRGLYLTYNNSVKDELLCEGYLAMTLDSFLTGFIIPKAIPKIPLIPDGVNIKLNEVAGYGSGSRNISINHDGTLHNQSLRIDNVSLYTQYNTFSSMPNFTNKQFLEIMFQKDTLNLSHEQRDGLANFIIANHKDYVVDIIRRRFAYIIIDEAQDIKTPKEPLVEMLRSSNIPTIILGDENQNINGGSEWFSGLQATKSETLSYRCGDGLCGWIRGNLKVDITGSDRESSYNKIKYTQVLDFDDGNRFLLYKSANGQKIKGILSTWNGPKSTIQGAKGSTIEEDVIIIGDSMSRRFLYTAATRTRKSVYSTITRIND; this is encoded by the coding sequence ATGAATTCGGAGGTAATTAAATATGTTGCAGGTGGTGGAAAGACAACCTATTCCAGGGGTTTATTAAAAGATAATTCTCGTGGTCTTTATCTTACCTATAATAATTCAGTAAAGGATGAGTTGCTTTGCGAGGGGTATCTTGCAATGACTCTAGATTCATTTCTAACTGGATTTATTATACCTAAAGCTATTCCTAAGATACCGTTAATACCCGACGGTGTAAATATAAAACTTAATGAGGTCGCTGGCTATGGTAGTGGTAGTAGAAATATATCAATAAATCATGATGGCACCTTGCACAATCAGTCGCTACGTATTGACAATGTTAGTTTGTACACTCAATATAATACTTTTTCTTCCATGCCTAATTTTACAAATAAGCAATTTTTGGAAATAATGTTTCAAAAAGATACACTAAACCTTAGTCACGAGCAAAGAGATGGGTTGGCTAATTTTATAATTGCTAACCATAAAGACTATGTAGTTGATATTATTAGACGAAGATTTGCATATATCATTATTGATGAAGCTCAAGATATAAAGACTCCAAAAGAGCCGCTTGTTGAAATGCTCCGAAGCTCTAATATACCAACTATTATACTTGGTGACGAGAACCAAAATATAAATGGCGGTAGTGAGTGGTTTAGTGGGTTGCAAGCTACAAAAAGCGAAACGTTATCTTATAGATGCGGAGATGGCCTGTGTGGCTGGATAAGGGGTAATCTGAAAGTTGATATTACAGGAAGCGACAGAGAATCTTCGTATAATAAAATTAAATATACCCAAGTTTTAGATTTTGATGATGGCAATAGATTTCTGTTATATAAGTCAGCTAATGGCCAGAAGATAAAAGGCATTCTGTCTACATGGAATGGACCAAAAAGTACAATACAGGGCGCCAAAGGCTCCACTATTGAGGAGGATGTGATTATTATAGGAGATTCTATGAGTAGGCGTTTTCTCTATACTGCAGCCACTCGAACTAGAAAGAGTGTTTACTCGACAATCACAAGGATTAATGATTGA